The genomic segment atatatatatttattgacccttttttttatttttttgtcttaatttttaataataatttaggcatatcaaataatataataataaaagtaataataattatagttactaccttcaataaaataaaatagattaatttatttttatttaaaataaatatatttattaatattaaaattaatattaatatttatacaattactcaaaaaataaataaatatttatacaaattacaatatgctgttaattaaaattaatattaacaactatatgttacaatatatagttaaagataatcacaatagtattattctttataaaaatattatatatattttttaaatcatagctagttaagtctcaacactcaatgttaaaccaaaatcataatctaatcaaagtttcaagttttgttacaaaaatatatttaaagttaaaaaattaattttgtaaatctttataataatcatgttaaataaatttataaatatttatgtaaatatgagatacaaaaataaactttttagttgtgaaataagttttgtaaattgttgttacaaaaatgtaaaacttgttttaaaaaaatattgtatttcaccactatattcaatgaagtgttttataaataatgaatatcttaaatttatatttttaagttgtatagcataaatatgatggttcatgtaattttttggtataatattgtaacaatatggaaaagtataatatttttatgtatattttgtttatgatttcttaactataaaatattttcgtaaatgttagttacaaaaatatctttcttagttgtaaaactaaatttgtaaactattgttacaaaaataaaaaatttagatacgaatttgtttgtaagttttatttacaaaaaaaaaaacaaaaaaaaacctaCAATtctatattatttacaaacacgtaacatatatttacaagtttgtaacatatatttactagtttgtaaacgtagatcacaaaaaattgtattttacagcttttatttatgattttgccactccgtatttacaattttgccattccgtttttttatgcaaaaatttcatatttttgtaatgcaccgtatttttcagatatttttttaacttttagtgcatttttgtagatttctCTTTATATTAAAGTAACTATTAAAAGTgccatgtatatatacatttttatatataaaaagtagtGTATCTGGAAATTTAAGCAACAATTTAATCTCTCCACTAGGAAGGCTTTAGTGGGTTTAGTTAATGATGAAAAAACATGTATGGAGTAAATAAAATAATCTCAAATTACGTGAACCTCCTAAATTGGGATATTAATCTAAACCTCTCATATATAATAATTacttaataaattttatttaatcataattaTTATATGGAATTATTAATTTAGTCAGCCAACTACAATTGGATTTGTGTCATTTTGTTGAGATAATTATCCTGgtagattttattttttataattacaaAGAATTACTACTTCTACCGACAACAATACTAATCGCAAGAACCATTTTCTTAATCGCTGGAGGTTTTAGCGATGAGCGATATCTCTAGCAATGATTAATATCATCGTTAGAGGTCATCGATTGCTAGATCATCttagttaaaataaataatataaataattaagtttttttttaaataaaatatagatTTTAGGTTGACACTCACTcaatagattttttttaaatctcgaTCTCAAGATTCATGTTCTTTGTTGGCTCAAAAATGAAGTTCAACAAATCCTCATCAACAATAGATAATGCAAAGGCCACGAGTTTAACTGAAAATAAAAAGTGGCCGGCCGATGTATAGAAagggaataataataataataataataataataataataataataatatttctatAAAAAATAGTTGCAATTGAAAAATTGGAGATAAACACTTGAATGCTTTGGTGTAATGATAATATCTATATTTCCAGTCATAGAGAACAAAAGATAAGAATAAGATACTGCTTTGTCCACCTACCAAATgggaatgattttattttttgtaattttataggtcagaaaaaaaaaaaaaagaaagggccAGAGCTTAATCTCTAGCCAGATTATTTTAACTTCACTATcgcataataataaataaaacatataatttttttgatgAATATAATAATTTGATAATATGCTGTCCATGTTATGATTGGcttatactcttttttttttttttaatattttggtaTTGAAAATAATGAGAGGAGAACCATATTCTCTCCATCAGTAACAATGGACGAGAAGCCACACACGTGGGAATCTTTGATTCAAAGTTAGCCGTTGATTAGtttattaattttgatgttgTTTGAAATCTCTATATATAAACTAAGGTCTTTGATGAAGAGAGGCACCCAGTTATCATCACAGCATAACACTACTCTCCTTTCTTGCTTCATCCATCGATCGATCgatcatagaaaaaaaaaacagatataTAATAGCCAAGGAGAGAGAGCAAGAACACAAATTAATGAAGGTacgtaattatatatatatatatcttaattaaGTAGAGTTGTATTATTAGccttttgttttttatattaccatatatatatatatatgtattcatATAATTAGCATGTATACGTATTAATTATTGATTAGTTTCTAAATACGATGCTTCTAAGTATGTGTACATGTTATAGTTGTTACATTTAGTCATAGTTTGGTACGTATAcacataataattatatttaaaaaaaaaacgtagagtaccattaattaaaaaaaaagattttaaCATGTGTATTATATTGAATAATCTAAACTAAATGGCAAGAACACTCCTTCAACCttcatgagaaaaaaaaaacataagtaaTTCTAGTCAAATGTACAAGTGCACCCACCAAATCaagaatatatatattagaatagTATCGAGAAATCTTATTATTTAAACGCAAACTTATTATATCCAATAAAATCGTTCCACCTTTTATTgaatttgcttttttttttattcttcacaAATTAAATTTACTCTCTTTTAAAAAAACAAAGCTATAACTTTTTTTTCCTATCATTCTGGTATATAGTGCACTTTAAATATGAACACACATAAATATTTTCTATAGTTAAAACATTAAGTCTTAATTGTATTTGAGTGTATATTTGAAGTATAATTACTCGTATAGTCCCTTGCGTTTATATTTTGAATCCTAATAATGTACTTGTTTTAACATTTTTTTGGTACAATAGTTCTTTGACATAAAGAAAGTGATGCTTATTTAGCTTGACCATTGACCAACTTCTACGTGTCCAACTAGACAAAATTAAAGTCCCAAATCTTTAGAGTTgtagaaaacaaaaacaaaggatTCAAATTTATTGTCCAAAATAGGGGTCTTCGTGTCTAATCAATTACATTAGAATACGTgtttaatcatatttattattaaaatattaactttttaataaattaattattaatctgAACTAAACATGTTATACAAAATTTGAATCCCTGTtcaaatagtttttttttctaatatatataatttgtaaaataaattaacttttgttaaaaaaaataactgtaattttttaaaaaattaaaatttattacttttttttttctctaaccAACACAAAATTTtgacaatatatttatctatatttTTGGTCATATTAATAAGAATTAAAAATCTATGTATAAAGTCTTGAATTCATCAAAATAGTCGTACCTAGAATATTTAGGTCCCATTTTCACTTAATTAGGCAAGTTGAAGAAAGTCATAAATTAAAGTTACATTAAGACTAATAATATAATACAGTATAGAAAAATTGCAGACAtagatgataaaaaaaaaataactttttggattaaaatatatatatatataaagtttgaaaataaaattaaaaaagaaaaaaaaccaccCCTGTATAAAGGGCATGTTTTTACGCAAGAACTAAAGAGAGTGACGAGAGTGGGAACCACATGGGTCATGGCCATGGCGTTGAGAGTTGAAGAAATATATTCATTGATTCAAGAGAGTCATATCTCAATAATAAAATGTTGTCAAATTCAGAGATCACAGAGGATAAAACCCACTTCCCTCGTTTAGTCAAAACAGGAGTGTTTGTTTAATTTCGATACACGGAAAATGATATTAGTCGTTGACGCGTATTATTATCTTTATgcttttaatattaaataaaaaaaaatctcactTTAATATTAATACCACGTGGGGGTCAGACTCTTCTTTCAAACACTATACTATACTCTTGTCTTGTGTATATATATCCcctcattcttctccttcgacatcatctcaaacccaatttcattttcgtttttatttttattttctcacTGAAAGAAAGAGAACAGAGTTTCGAACTTGTGTTTCCCGTTCTctgtttttctaagcctctttaatATCTATAACTATAACCCGTATTCATAATCAATTTGGGTTTCTGAGGGTGGTCTGGGTTTGTGTGTCAAGAATTTTCGGTAGAGTCTACGTTGATACAGTTGAGTTTAATAGTCAGTGAAACTAGTCTTGAATCCATTTAAGAAGAAGacccttttttcttcttcttcttttcctctGTTTTCTCATTGATTTTGCATGTAAAAAGTGCACGAACTTTGAGATTTTCTGGACAAAGGCATTAGTGTTgtttaagtaattaaataaataaataaaagaaaggatAAGTTTAATAATATCTTTTGTGTTTTCCctctttttaattttataacaaaagaTGGGTGAAAACGTTGGTACTGGAAAGAACCAGCTTCAACATCGCCAAGTGTTTGATGTTTCGCTCGATGTTCCTCAACAAGGCGGCTCCAAATGCTTTGACGATGATGGACGTCTCAAGAGAACTGGTatgctttttctttttctttttctttctcggATTCCTTAAAAACATCGATAGTTGATTATTTGAACGGTTTCTAGTTCTGGGTactcatttttttttccttctctgtTTGGGCATTTATATTAATGAACCAGGAAATGTTTGGACCGCTAGTGCTCACATAATAACAGCTGTGATTGGTTCTGGGGTTCTGTCCTTAGCTTGGGCTACTGCTCAGCTTGGATGGGTTGCTGGTCCTACTGTCATGTTCTTGTTCTCCTTTGTAACTTACTACACTTCGACCCTCCTCACTGATTGCTACCGTTCTGGTGACACTGTTACTGGCAAGAGAAACTACACTTACATGGACGCAGTTCGAACAAATCTTGGTAAAAAAAAGAATGACATTTGGCTTTATTTTGATTTTAGTCTGAGATTATGATGTGAGTATCTCTTAAAAAGTACCAAAACTTGATTCTCATATCGTGATTTGGATTTGGATTTTGTCAGGTGGAGCTAAGGTCAAGTTTTGTGGGATAATCCAGTACCTGAATATTTGTGGAGTGGCCATTGGCTATACTATAGCATCATCTATAAGCATGATGTGAGTACTTATGAAACTTTGCTTGCATGTATAAATTTGATTGAGGATTTTTATAAATGGTATTGTAAATTTTATCTTGACTGATTGGTTTATGGCTTAATGGTTGTTAAAACAGGGCAATCAAAAGGTCTAACTGCTTCCACGAGAGTGATGGGAAAAATCCTTGTAAAATGAACAGCAATCCTTACATGATCGCTTTTGGGATAACCCAAATCATCTTCTCTCAAATCCCAGACTTTGATCAGCTTTGGTGGCTATCCATTGTTGCTGCAGTCATGTCCTTCACATACTCGACGATTGGCCTCGGCCTTGGAATCGCTAAAGTTGCAGGtgtttataaaaataaaacacTCTCACTCGTTATTTCTTTGTGTTTTATGCATTAGCTTAGTTTTTTTTCATTAACTGACTCTTTTGGCTTTATATTAAACACCAGAAAATGGAAAAATGAGTGGAACTATGACTGGAATAAGCATTGGCACGGTGACTCAAACTCAGAAAATTTGGAGGAGCTTCCAAGCACTTGGTGACATAGCTTTTGCATACTCTTACTCCATCATCCTCATCGAAATTCAGGTACCTAACATAACACATCTTCCTTTAATCCTtgaaacaaataataaaaaaaaaacttcactgttttctttttcttaacaTGTCAAACTAACTATGTACCGTATAACTGTGTTTAAACAGGACACAGTCAGGTCCCCACCATCAGAAGCCAAAACAATGAAGAAAGCTAGTTTAGTTAGTGTATCAGTGACTACTCTTTTCTACATGCTCTGTGGTTGTATGGGCTATGCTGCTTTTGGAGACATGTCCCCTGGAAATCTCCTCACTGGTTTTGGTTTCTACAATCCTTACTGGCTCCTTGACATAGCCAATGCAGCCATTGTAATCCACCTCGTTGGCGCATACCAAGTCTACTGCCAACCCCTTTTCGCCTTCGTGGAAAAAAAGGCAGTAGAAATGTACCCTGACAGCAAATTCATCACCAAAGAAATCATAATCCCCATCCCGGGTTGCAGTCCTTATAGGCTGAACTTCTTTAGACTAGTTTGGAGGACCATTTTTGTGATCATAACAACCGTGATCTCCATGCTTCTACCCTTCTTTAACGACATAGTTGGGCTTCTTGGGGCTCTGGGATTCTGGCCTTTGACCGTTTACTACCCTGTGGAGATGTACATAGCTCAAAAGAAGATACCAAAGTGGAGCACCAGATGGCTTTGCCTCCAAACTTTAAGTCTGGCTTGCCTTATCATAACCGTGGCTGCTGCTGCTGGCTCAATAGCTGGTGTGGTTCTTGATCTCAAATCCTATAAACCCTTTAGCACCAGCTACTGATCATGTGGAAGAAAGTTTAACTTTGCCAAAGTTAATTACTTAAGAATTTCcacaccaaaaaaaaaacaaagaattgGTCTCCAAGTGTTTCAATTCTAGTTTATGTTCATATAACATGCCTGAATTGGTGATGTTATAGCTGCTGTCGGTAgttctgtgtttttttttttttttatgtctaTGGGAAAAGGAAGTCATGTATGGATGTACGTAAATGAAATTGAAGCATTATGAGTCTCTGATTCAAGTATTATTATCCAAAATTCGAAAGCCTTCAGATTATATTTTCATTGTGATTTTTGGTCTAAATTGTTCAGTAATAATTATTTTGCTCTGTTATAATAATAACCTAAACTGTTTTGGCCAATAGATTCTTCAACACATAAATTTAGTTCTGGCTATAAATAATCCACTCCAATCAATCAAACTGTAAAACAAGTCTTTCAAAGATATTGATAAATCAAGGGATTGACCTAGGATTCCAAATATGAATTTAGCATTCatctattttaatttaaatatatgagACTCCATATTTATTTGCACACTTTTAGAGTGTTGGGCCACTATTAGGGTGAGGATGAAGATGATATCTTTAGCATTTCTCTAAAGTTGATACAGAATACATCATTATAGGttttcatttaatatatatcATCTTTTTGTCATTATACACACACgtcttctttttgtttttataGCTGAAATATATCGGAACTAATTTTGGTATATCTAATTTTACAGAGTACACtacatcaaattttatatttgataaaaaaaaattgctataaaatttgaaaatatagaCCTAAACTTGGGTCGAAGAGCCCcttactaaaaataaaaagaatactAACTCATACACGACTTACAATATTACATGTTCACTATCACTGCGATGGGGTTGTACAGTGGCCTAACATACTACTAAATGACATACATATAATACATTATCACCATTCATTGTGAAGGGTCACTCATTCCAACATACAATTAAGATCATAAGATGTCTTATCACCAAAATAATGGAGAGGTATTTTTGGCAAGAGGGCTTGCAGATGAGGAGATGGGTTGAAAATTCTTTTCAGCCTATCCTTTTAGACACTTTCATtgataatatacatatatatatatatatatttgacttTGGGGAAGGGGGACTTCCTCTTTGCCAGAAGAAAAAATATGTTGGGTGTGCAGCCAAAGTCTCATATTAGTTATAAATGGGGAGAATTTTGGGTATATAGACAAATATCTCTATTGGTTGGAGGCATTTTGGGTATAATATGTACCCAAGAGCAATTCCATGAGGGCTTAGGCTTAAAATGGACAATATCATACTAATGTAGAGATAGGTATAGGTGGTGGTGTCCAAGGTTTTAGCATAGTGGCATTAGGGGTATTTATTTTAAGAGTTCAGTAGTCTTTGGAATTTGTAGAAGGGCTTAAGATTACGCAATTTTAAACTCAGCATTTCAAATGTTTGATATTTCCTTTTACAAGTTGTGTGGGACCCACAAAAGAGTTCAACATTAGCatctaaaaaattaaaccaaCATTGGGTGCACTACAAAGTCCCACCCATTAACTCCCTACTCCTTTACCAAACGCCCCCTTAGAGTCATCCTTCAAAGTTCGCAATATGGATGAATCCTCATTATGTCGAATGAAGGTGGTGAGCCTCAGTAATATTGTGATAGGATTCGTGGATGAGCTCGATTAGATTGGTACTAGTGTGCTTTGGATTCTTCATAGACATGTCCTCACCCAACATCGTGAAGAGAATTTGCCTTAGGATAGGGCAAGCTCTCGAGGCAATGGTGCTCTCCAATGCAGTGGAGTGAAAAAAAATCTGGTTGGTAGAGAATAAACAGATGGATGATATTTTGAGGGGAAGTTAGGCAGTACTTTGTTCGAGAGGAGGATTGTTGAGTGTGCAAACCAAAGTAGGATGAGGCCATGAGGGTTTTGGCTTAAAGTGGGCAATATCCTACCAATATGGAGATGGATAGGATTTAAAATCCTACCAAGATGTAGTACCATTATGATATACTTATGACCACacaaataaaaagatttaagtattctttttcttttttttttatatatgatgACAAATATGttctcttattttaaaaaaaaaataatgatgatACTCTTCATTTTTCATTTCAAACCATCCTTCTTACAGTCCCTATCTCTGACCAAACCTAGTGTATAAATATAGTAGTATGTAAACCATTCATATAATTAAGAACCACTTATAAGGCGCACAGAGAAACCCACTACCCTAAAAATCAAGAGTGACCAAATtcatctcagcctcagcctcagcctcagcctaaGGTCATAGTTGTATTATTAGATAGTTGTTACCTTTAAGGGAAAGATCCAAGATATATATCATATTGTGTGTGCTTCTTTTATTAACTATTTCTAATGgtgaaaaaaaaatgttattttaagtatatatatatataaataaataaatgtctcaGCCCCACCATAGTGGACTTATTAGTGTATATAAAGTAAGATATGATACCCATAAAATTAAACTGTACTATATATTGAAATGTTGAAATGACCAAACTGAAAGCATTTCAGGCCATAAAGAGGTCCCTATAAAAGCAAGGACGCTGCTTTTATTAGGCCAATTATATTAGGAAAGATTCCTTCTTTCCCAGCCATGAAGGAAGCAACGTTTAGATCATTACTGATTGGAACTTCAAAAGGGATTTGGAAGGATTTCTAATTCTATCAAAATTTTGATTGTCTTTTTAGACAATTTGTGTGGTAGCTATAGCCATGAAACTAACACGTGAAAATGATTGCAATAACTCATACCTACTCTGCTACTATCTTACTACTATGGCTCCAACCTCAATGACCAGTAAAAACGGGTCAAAAACTGAACTAGCTAAGCTAAGCGATTCTAATTAATAAAGATTGGATACCAACTTTCCATTATTTGTGCGAAGAAGAGGACAATTCACACCAACCCTAAgggaaataattattaatatcacGATTTTCATGATCATATATTAATACCCTAAAGCGGAATATTAGCTATAAAATTATTATGCAGTGGCGTGCCTTGATTAACCAAGCTATTATAATCCCATTTGTTAGTGATAATACAATTGAAATATAAGAGATTTGTACACGTGGTTTGTTCATTGCGCACCTTGACAAAgcgtgtgtatatatatttatatatatagatatagatatagataggTATGATATTTGAAAATCATTCGAGGaattgttattaaaataatatatgtgATTCACTTAGTCAATTAATCTATACTctaacatttatatatataattaatacatgTGTATGtagatgttatatatatatatatatatgtatagtcaTATAGAGAGAAATTAAGTAATAATCTAATTTGTTTAGGGAAGAGAAGTAGTTAGTGGGAGAAGAAAGAAA from the Humulus lupulus chromosome X, drHumLupu1.1, whole genome shotgun sequence genome contains:
- the LOC133806981 gene encoding amino acid permease 3-like, with protein sequence MKMGENVGTGKNQLQHRQVFDVSLDVPQQGGSKCFDDDGRLKRTGNVWTASAHIITAVIGSGVLSLAWATAQLGWVAGPTVMFLFSFVTYYTSTLLTDCYRSGDTVTGKRNYTYMDAVRTNLGGAKVKFCGIIQYLNICGVAIGYTIASSISMMAIKRSNCFHESDGKNPCKMNSNPYMIAFGITQIIFSQIPDFDQLWWLSIVAAVMSFTYSTIGLGLGIAKVAENGKMSGTMTGISIGTVTQTQKIWRSFQALGDIAFAYSYSIILIEIQDTVRSPPSEAKTMKKASLVSVSVTTLFYMLCGCMGYAAFGDMSPGNLLTGFGFYNPYWLLDIANAAIVIHLVGAYQVYCQPLFAFVEKKAVEMYPDSKFITKEIIIPIPGCSPYRLNFFRLVWRTIFVIITTVISMLLPFFNDIVGLLGALGFWPLTVYYPVEMYIAQKKIPKWSTRWLCLQTLSLACLIITVAAAAGSIAGVVLDLKSYKPFSTSY